CATATTCGGCTGAAGGACTGCGGCGTGGTGGGGAACTCACCGCGAGACAATATACACGGCGGCAATATCACCTACCTTCCAGGACAGTTGGTTTCTTATATCACCGTGAATGGGGTGCAGAGCGATAACAATAAATATCTGATGAAGGTATTTGGCTCGGCACGAGGAGTTGGTTTGCGGTTGGAAGACGAAAAACATCGTCAGTTAGTCCCTGGCGAACATAGCGAGCCGCTGATTATGTCTCAAGGAAATATGGATTTAGTGATGCACGCCATGCTGGAACGCATTCCTGAAGAGCTGATCGAAGGCGAATTTCACACTACGGTTAATTTAAATATTTCGTACCAATAAAATTTCTTAAACGTAAATATGCGCTCGTAGTTATGCTGAGGGAAATAAATATGAAGTTTTTAGCCGTGCTATGTTTAGCACTATTTTCAAGCATTTCATGGGCAACGATAGATATTAACTTTCATGGTGAAGTTGTCAGTGAACCCTGCGAGGTTGATATCAATTCTGATGGGCAGAGTGTTGATTTTGGTGTTACCGCGATTAAGACATTTTATTCAGAAGGTCGCTCTGATTCTAAATCTTTCAACATTGGTCTGAAAAACTGCGATGTATCAATTTCGAAAACGGTGCTGGTGTCTTTTGTTGGCACAGAAGATAACGATCAAAAAGGGTATCTCTCGTTAAAAAGTGCTCAGGTTAAAGGATTGGCTATCGGCATAGAGTCGGTGTCTGGCGATGTGCAAAGCCCGTCTACGCTTATCCCATTGAATACTGGGTCGGCTAAATTCAGCCTAAATCAAGGCGCTAACTCCTTTAAGTTTGCTGCATTTTTACAGGCATCGCCAAAAAGTATTGCCAACCACAGCATTACCGAAGGGGATTTTAATACGACGGCTGAATTTCATCTTGAATATCCCTAGTCGATATATCTAACGAAAAGCGTTTCCAATCGATATAGCGTAAAGCGTTATTAAGAGTAAAGAATGCAAGTAATTAACCGAAAAGCTATTTTAGTCATGTTGCTAATTTATTTAGCATTGGCGATGCACGTCGTTATTCCTAGTATGGGCGGTAGCGGATTGCGGGTGCCGGGAAATATTGTCGCTTGGATATTCGTTGCGCTATCTGTGCTTGCTTATTGGTTGCTTAATCTTAATCAACCCATTATTACGACAACCACATCTAATCTAATTTCTATCGGCATATTATTGCTGCTACTTCCTCTGCTTTATACGTCAGAAAAATGGCTGAAAGAGGCAGTTCTGCAAATGGCTGGCATAGTGGCAGGGCTGGTCTTTTATTTCACCTTATTACAATGCCGCTTTAGCGCTCGCTGGCGCGTCTTGCTGCTTAATTTTTTGCTGTTTGCGACTTTGGTGCAGAGCGTCGTCGGGTTTATTCAGCTCACTCTGCTGCCCCCTAACTCAGTCTTGATGGCGCTGGGAGATGAGGGGGTTAGGCCAACCGGCGTGTTTCGTCAGGTCAATGTGATGGCCTCGTTTATGGCTACGGGACTGGCTTGTTCGCTGCATCTTCTTTATTTACCGCAATCGCTAAATACCAGAAGTAAAACGAGCGCAGTGATTCATCACTTAATGCATCTACAGCAGCTAGCAGCGCTGGTTTTACTGCCCGCAATGCTCATTTTGCTTCAGTCACGCGCTGGTTATATCGGTGCGATGGCTGTCGTACTGATTAACTTCTTATTACGCGCAAGGAGCCAGCCGCGTCGTACCGCTGTATTTATCTGCTTAATTATTGGCGGTATTTTGCTTGGCTATATCCTGATCGCCGGCGCAGATCTGGTTATCCCTGTCTCCCATGATGGTTCAAATCTGGAGCGTTGGAAGATCTTACAGATCACACTAGCGATGATGATGAATCATCCGGTTGTTGGTTGGGGATATGGCAGCTTTGAGTACAGCTTTGCCCATTTTGCCCTTGGCATGACACCACCGATAACCGGAATGGGCGTTATCACACACCCGCATAACGAGTTGTTGTTTGGCTGGGTTGAGGGGGGAATTGCGGCCCTAGCAGGGTATGTTGTTCTGGCCATCGCCTATTTCCGATTAATGGTAGTGGCATGGCGGAGAACGGATAAAAGTCAGTTTACATTGTGGCTGGTGATGCTGCCTTTTGCGGTGCATACCCAGTTGGAATATCCGTTTTATATGTCCACCGGGCATTGGCTCATTTTTTTACTGTTGTTAAGCCTTACGGATTCTGCGCTCTCTAAGCGGCTTGTTGTCACGAAGCCTAAGATTGCGAAGGGGATTCAAGCTGCGTCAATAGTCGGAGCATGCGGTGGTCTGGGGATCATGCTTTCTACATTGCAAGCTCAAATATGGTTGACCAAAGCCGAACAGCTACAGCTAAGACAGGTAAATATCGATTTCCCTCAATTAGAGCAACAGCTTTGGCAGACTTGGATATTTCAAGAACGCATTGATTACGACCGGCAGGTTAACCAGCTTTTGCAATATAACGCCAGTCGGGATCCTAAGATATTACAGAGCTATATCACGTGGTCGCAGCAATATCTTTCACACCATGTTGATCAAAATGTATATGCCTATCGTATTGCCATATTGCATTTCAGTAATAAAGCAGATGAGGCGGAAAAACAGCGTCATGAGGCTAGCCAAATATTTTCGCATGATCCCCGCTTTCAGGGGCCGGTAGCGATTACGTCAAGGGAGGGGGAATGACGATGTTTAACCATCAGTCTCCAGCAGGAATTAAGCTTCAGCCTATCGTTGAATTAAAAACCGACTCGATTATTGGTTATGAGGTGCTTAGCTATTTTACCGAGGACGTTGATTCTGAATATTACTTTCAGCATGCACCTGAAAATATATTAATTTCGATTTTCAACCAACAGGTTAAGCAGGTGGCGAGTCATCCTGCTGGATACCATTATTTTATAAATTTGTCGGTACGAGATCTATTGAGCTCGGAGTTAGAAAGTAAAATTCAGCTACCTCCAGAGCAGAAGCTGGTTATCGAACTACAGGATCCAGAAAACCTAGTTAATCTGAGTGATGTAGAGAAAATTCAATTAGTCAAAAATCTTGAGCGATTGCGTGAACGTCATATCGCTATTTGGCTCGACGATCTTGATGAATCACTATTGTCTACGGTCTGCGAGCTTAATTTTTATTTTGATGGCATCAAGATTGATAAGTATGCCTTTTGGCGTACTCAATCTTCTCCACTCGAGCTCAATCAACTAGTCAAAAGGTGTTATCAAATAACATCCAACGTATTAATTGAAGGTATTGAAACTTTACAGCATAGGGATATTGCTGCTCGCTCAGGCGCTAGCCATTTACAGGGCTATCTTTGGCCAGAAACAATAATCCAATAATAAGCTTCCGGGTGACAAGATGATTAGAGTTTTGATTGATGATGATAATGCTTTCTACCGTGAAGGTCTGTGGAATTTTATAAAGAAAAACTTTGCTTCAGGTGATTATGGAACCCTTGAACTACTCGAAACCAGTCAAGATAACTTGGTGGTTTCCGATATTGTAGTAAAGATATTCCAAAATGGTGGTGCTCAAGTTTGTCACCATGAGTTATTGCATCGTAAGGCGAATTTGTTGTTGGTTGGCGTATGTAGTGAAGCTGCGCAGCCACCGTTGTCTCGGCTACCTGATTGTTTGAAAAATGTACTGTTTGTTAGCCGCAAAGAAACTTTGAATACGCTGGGCCTCAAGCTGCTGCAGGCGTGGAAGCGTGTACAACTTGAAGAAGAGAGAGTCCGCAACTGTCAGGAGTGCCAAGCGCTCTATTTTTCTCCTCAAGAAGAGAAGGTGGTGCGTTATATATGTCTAGGTTTTAGCGTTGAGCGCATTGCATGGATACTTTCTTTAAATATTAAAACCATTAGCAGCCATAAACGCTCAGTGATGCACAAATTTAATTTGAACAGCGATGCAGAGCTTTTGGCTTTGATGAAAATTTACGAAGAGAGACTCACTTATGTCTCTGGCCGCCGCCGTCTTTTTTATTTAAACACACCAGTGATTGAGTTAAATAATAAACGTCGTTTGCAAGAGAAATTAATTCATACTGTCGCGCTTTAATGGAATTGATTTTGGACCCTCATCTACGATGAGAGAAGTATCCGCCAGGGACGGTAGAATTGCCGCACGTGCGGTAGCAACAACAAAGACACATAACGTTCAACGATAACGAGTCAATGGAGTTGGAAATGGATAAATTAACGAAGAAAGAAAGAATCTACATGAATCTGGGTAAAATATGTTCAATTAGAATGGGGGAAACTCGCAGCACAGACCCTTATCTACCTGAATCATGCTGGCCAAAAACCAGAGAGGTTGCAGAAGAAAGTGGTGAAAGCATTTATGTTACGCGCCACTGGTTATTGCAGCTTGTTGGCGAAGGTAAGGTAAATTGCTATCAAGGAGGAGCTGGCCGTAGCAATTCTCTACGCTGGTGCATTCCAACCCGCTAATTTTAGAGCTCAACCCCATCGTTGATTATTAGCTTTTGCACTTATTCCTTTAGCGGGTAGACTGTCGCATTTTCATTTCTCCGAACATATTTATGTACGGAGTATTTTTGCGGCATTTTGCAATGGAAAAATCCTAATAACCAGCAGATGAATTTAATATATGTTTTAATAATAGCGCAGATGAGGGGAACCTCGTCTGCGTTTCTACTTATTAATCTAAAAATATTACTTAGGAAAATAGAATATTAGGATTTTTCTAAACAAGGTTAATAGTAATTGACTTTAACGATCGTCGTTGCCACGAAAGGTCCGGCCTTAATCGTTTTGCCCGGTATTATTGAAATATTGGCTTTGTAATTTTTACTCAGCTCAGTAATACCTTTCATACTACCGAAATTAGTATATTTATTGAACTCAACGGCTTTGCTATCTTGGTCTGTAAAACTGAGTTTTACGCCGTTGTTTAAATTAATATGCGTGCTATCAAGCAGGGTTTCAGTTGTTGAGAACTCAGATGTTAAGGAGAAATCTTCAAGGCATCCGCCTTCCTTGACCGCTTTTACGCTGAAATCTTTTGAGAGTATGCTGCCGCCGCTGAGCGTTGTTCGGTCAATATCACCAAAGTCGAGATTCTGATTTTCTGGATAGAGTTTTATCTGCGCGCCGCAGCTTAAAAAACGTGTTCCGGTTAAGCCTGATAAAGAGTATTTGAGGTTTTTAGCCTTAGGCTGGAAGTTGATCCCACCGGCGCCATCAAGCTGGAATACGACAAATTGATCGGCTCCCTGATAGTGCCCTGAGGCTGGCGGTTTACCGTCTACACGAATATAAAGGCGGAAAGTAACAGTAACGATCTTAGAGGTTGGAGTACCGTAGCCGGGTTTATATACAGGACCGCCACCAGGTACCTGCAATCCTTGTCCATTTTGCTCAAGATCTTTTCCTTCATAAGTCACCCCAAGCCTCAGCCCTTGACCGAGAGACATAGATTTTGGGTTGAAATAGAAAGTGACGTAGTCCCTTACGTTTGACTCAACGTTATTGTCACAGTAGGCGGTAACCGTAATTGGGTTAGACTCCCATACTTTGGTCTTATCGGGAACGTTAGCGGGGATCGCTAATTCACCGATATCGATAGCGGGTTTGTCGACAACATTGGTGCCGTATTCAACGCAGTCAAAAGCAGAGGCATGAAACGATGCAAATAATAATCCCGCAAGTGGTAGCAGGCGTTTTCCATGAAGTTTTGAAAATAAAGCGTGTTTCATTTATCACCTGTCAGAGATAGCGTGTAACCAGCGTGGATGTGGCTTTGAATTCGCCTTCTTTTAATTCCACCGCATCAGATATTTTTATGGGCACCGCGCGTAGTTGAATAGTCTGTGTTTTCTGAATGGTAAAGAATGTATTCAGATCGATATTTTTGCCGGTGACATCATCTGAGAGGGCAATGGCTAGGTTATCAAGGCTTGTGGTCAGGTAGTTGCTTTTACCCGAGGATGTCCCCTGAAATTCTAGCTGTACGGTTGCCCCTGTCGTGATGCTGCATACAATATCGACGGGAGTCACGCTAGCGAAAGCAACACCGTCGATTTTTTTTAGTGCGATGCGCTTGAAATCCACATCGAGATTATTGTTTTGGTTAATTTTGCAGGCGGCTGGTTCAAATATATTACCGCGAATGTATAGCGTACTTTTGGAGTCATCTTTTGCCTGACCGCCACTCACCGGGGCTAAAGCTGCAAATGCAGAGCCATTAATAGAGAGCAAAACTCCTAAAAGAAATAATTTTACGTCGCAAAGGCGCATTTTCATTTTATTAACTCGTTACCACATAAAACGGAATTTATCTCCTTGGCTTAATCTAGCTCAAATGACGTTGGGAGATATATTGAGCGCAGTAAGGGTAACGTATTCATATGCTGGTAAAAACTAACTTTATGGTGAG
This is a stretch of genomic DNA from Hafnia alvei. It encodes these proteins:
- a CDS encoding FaeA/PapI family transcriptional regulator; its protein translation is MGETRSTDPYLPESCWPKTREVAEESGESIYVTRHWLLQLVGEGKVNCYQGGAGRSNSLRWCIPTR
- a CDS encoding EAL domain-containing protein, with the protein product MTMFNHQSPAGIKLQPIVELKTDSIIGYEVLSYFTEDVDSEYYFQHAPENILISIFNQQVKQVASHPAGYHYFINLSVRDLLSSELESKIQLPPEQKLVIELQDPENLVNLSDVEKIQLVKNLERLRERHIAIWLDDLDESLLSTVCELNFYFDGIKIDKYAFWRTQSSPLELNQLVKRCYQITSNVLIEGIETLQHRDIAARSGASHLQGYLWPETIIQ
- a CDS encoding fimbrial protein, yielding MKMRLCDVKLFLLGVLLSINGSAFAALAPVSGGQAKDDSKSTLYIRGNIFEPAACKINQNNNLDVDFKRIALKKIDGVAFASVTPVDIVCSITTGATVQLEFQGTSSGKSNYLTTSLDNLAIALSDDVTGKNIDLNTFFTIQKTQTIQLRAVPIKISDAVELKEGEFKATSTLVTRYL
- a CDS encoding fimbrial protein — translated: MRTSCLKFARTTLWLCLLSGLVTTLGLRLANADDIDGWDVFGMHGELLVQGALTEPTCVLEMESKEQAVNLGTISRVSLNRVGNRTDPVAVHIRLKDCGVVGNSPRDNIHGGNITYLPGQLVSYITVNGVQSDNNKYLMKVFGSARGVGLRLEDEKHRQLVPGEHSEPLIMSQGNMDLVMHAMLERIPEELIEGEFHTTVNLNISYQ
- a CDS encoding fimbrial protein, with the translated sequence MKFLAVLCLALFSSISWATIDINFHGEVVSEPCEVDINSDGQSVDFGVTAIKTFYSEGRSDSKSFNIGLKNCDVSISKTVLVSFVGTEDNDQKGYLSLKSAQVKGLAIGIESVSGDVQSPSTLIPLNTGSAKFSLNQGANSFKFAAFLQASPKSIANHSITEGDFNTTAEFHLEYP
- a CDS encoding LuxR C-terminal-related transcriptional regulator produces the protein MIRVLIDDDNAFYREGLWNFIKKNFASGDYGTLELLETSQDNLVVSDIVVKIFQNGGAQVCHHELLHRKANLLLVGVCSEAAQPPLSRLPDCLKNVLFVSRKETLNTLGLKLLQAWKRVQLEEERVRNCQECQALYFSPQEEKVVRYICLGFSVERIAWILSLNIKTISSHKRSVMHKFNLNSDAELLALMKIYEERLTYVSGRRRLFYLNTPVIELNNKRRLQEKLIHTVAL
- a CDS encoding Wzy polymerase domain-containing protein, with product MQVINRKAILVMLLIYLALAMHVVIPSMGGSGLRVPGNIVAWIFVALSVLAYWLLNLNQPIITTTTSNLISIGILLLLLPLLYTSEKWLKEAVLQMAGIVAGLVFYFTLLQCRFSARWRVLLLNFLLFATLVQSVVGFIQLTLLPPNSVLMALGDEGVRPTGVFRQVNVMASFMATGLACSLHLLYLPQSLNTRSKTSAVIHHLMHLQQLAALVLLPAMLILLQSRAGYIGAMAVVLINFLLRARSQPRRTAVFICLIIGGILLGYILIAGADLVIPVSHDGSNLERWKILQITLAMMMNHPVVGWGYGSFEYSFAHFALGMTPPITGMGVITHPHNELLFGWVEGGIAALAGYVVLAIAYFRLMVVAWRRTDKSQFTLWLVMLPFAVHTQLEYPFYMSTGHWLIFLLLLSLTDSALSKRLVVTKPKIAKGIQAASIVGACGGLGIMLSTLQAQIWLTKAEQLQLRQVNIDFPQLEQQLWQTWIFQERIDYDRQVNQLLQYNASRDPKILQSYITWSQQYLSHHVDQNVYAYRIAILHFSNKADEAEKQRHEASQIFSHDPRFQGPVAITSREGE
- a CDS encoding fimbrial protein codes for the protein MKHALFSKLHGKRLLPLAGLLFASFHASAFDCVEYGTNVVDKPAIDIGELAIPANVPDKTKVWESNPITVTAYCDNNVESNVRDYVTFYFNPKSMSLGQGLRLGVTYEGKDLEQNGQGLQVPGGGPVYKPGYGTPTSKIVTVTFRLYIRVDGKPPASGHYQGADQFVVFQLDGAGGINFQPKAKNLKYSLSGLTGTRFLSCGAQIKLYPENQNLDFGDIDRTTLSGGSILSKDFSVKAVKEGGCLEDFSLTSEFSTTETLLDSTHINLNNGVKLSFTDQDSKAVEFNKYTNFGSMKGITELSKNYKANISIIPGKTIKAGPFVATTIVKVNYY